The DNA window GGAAGTGGCTGAAGCATACGAAGTATTAAAAGATGCAACAAAACGAGCTGAATATGATGATTTAAGACGTTATGGCGCCAGCTCAGGCGACGGATTTAATGCACCGCCAGGTTGGCAGTCCTCAACAGGAAGCAATCAATATCGGCAACAGGGACACGGTGATTTTTCAGATTTTTTTAATTCGGTTTTTGGCGACAGAGCACGGAGCTCTGAACGCTCCCCGGACTATGGACCAGATTTATTTAAAGGCCAAGATCTAGAAATGGAGTTACCTGTTTTTTTAGAAGAAGCCGTTGCAGGCAAAAGCAAATCGATTGATTACCACGTTCCCGTTTATGTCAATAATCAGGTGAAGCAAGTCAAAAAATCTCTTAACGTTAAAGTGCCTTTAGGTGTGACAGATGGCGAGCGTATCAGGCTCAAAGGCCAAGGTGCTCCTGGCAGTGAAAATAAGTTAAATGGTGATTTGTATCTGATCATTCGTCTAGTTCCTCATCCTTTGTTTGATGTAGAGGGCATCAACTTAATACTTACGTTACCACTAACACCATGGGAGGCGGCACTTGGCACTAAACTTGAGATCCCAACTTTAAACAGCAAAGTTAAACTGAACATTCCAGCAAATAGTCGAGCAGGGCAAAAGTTGAGGGTTAAAGGCAAAGGACTGAAGAATAAAACGGGTCAGGGCGATTTACTTGTCGTTATAAAAATTGATATTCCCCCCTCAACCACCAGCGAAACAAAACGTTTGTGGGCTGAATTGGCTGAGACTGAAAAGTTTAATCCTCGATCGGACTGGAGTTAATAGATATGGCAGACGTTACCCTATATATCGACATTGAAGAATTGTGCGAAAATGAAAACATTGACCAAGAAGTTATCGTTGAAGTTGTTGAATACGGTATTGCAGCGCCCCTGCGCGGTGAGACTTTTTCAGAATGGATTTTTGATTTAGAGAATGCGTACTGGATTAAAAAAGCCGTTAAATTGAACCAGCAGTTGTTACTCGATTGGGTTGCTATCAGTATGGTTATCGATTTAATGAAGGAGAAAGAAACGCTATTGCAAGAAAATGACCAATTAAGAAGCAGGTTAAACAGGCTACTCTAACACTGCTTTCTTCACTGCTCTCAAGAACGCCGTTCTCAAAAACGCAATTCAAACATAATCATGAAACTTGACGTGGGACAAAGTTAAATAGACTAAACATTGTAATGTAGAAACGAATAACGAGTGTTCGTCTTTTTGTTTCTGCGCGAAGGCGCAGACATTATATGGAAGTAAACTATCATGATACATTTACGAAATAATTTATTAAATTCTTTTTCTATTGACGATCGAGTTCAATTGTTTCCTTACCTCAAACTGGTGAATCTGCCCTTAGGCACTATCATTTATGAACCCTATCAGAAACGTGAATACGTTTACTTTCCTATTGATTGCATTATTTCTACGTTTTATGTGACAGCTGACGGCGCTTCAGTCGAAATATCTATAGTGGGTAATGAAGGTATTTCAGATATTGCCTGCTTTATGGGGGGCGAAAGTACACTGAACTTAGCTGTGGTACAAAGTGAAGGATTTGCTTATCGACTATCGGCAGCTGAATTGCGCAAACGGTTTAATAATCACTCCGACATTCGCGGTCAACTTCTTAATTATACCCAATCTTTAATTGTACAAATATCACAAACTGCGGTTTGTAATCGTCATCACAGCATTCAGCAGCGACTATGTAGATGGTTACTGCTGTCATT is part of the Glaciecola nitratireducens FR1064 genome and encodes:
- a CDS encoding DnaJ C-terminal domain-containing protein, whose translation is MKFKDYYKILDVDETADLKEVKKAYRKLALKFHPDTSTASDAEAKFKEVAEAYEVLKDATKRAEYDDLRRYGASSGDGFNAPPGWQSSTGSNQYRQQGHGDFSDFFNSVFGDRARSSERSPDYGPDLFKGQDLEMELPVFLEEAVAGKSKSIDYHVPVYVNNQVKQVKKSLNVKVPLGVTDGERIRLKGQGAPGSENKLNGDLYLIIRLVPHPLFDVEGINLILTLPLTPWEAALGTKLEIPTLNSKVKLNIPANSRAGQKLRVKGKGLKNKTGQGDLLVVIKIDIPPSTTSETKRLWAELAETEKFNPRSDWS
- a CDS encoding Crp/Fnr family transcriptional regulator, producing the protein MIHLRNNLLNSFSIDDRVQLFPYLKLVNLPLGTIIYEPYQKREYVYFPIDCIISTFYVTADGASVEISIVGNEGISDIACFMGGESTLNLAVVQSEGFAYRLSAAELRKRFNNHSDIRGQLLNYTQSLIVQISQTAVCNRHHSIQQRLCRWLLLSLDRISSNNLTMTHELIASMLGVRREGVTEAAGKLQKQGAISYARGHIKVLDRAKLEFLSCECYQVVKNESARIDNKTSTQQRRASVC
- a CDS encoding chaperone modulator CbpM, which codes for MADVTLYIDIEELCENENIDQEVIVEVVEYGIAAPLRGETFSEWIFDLENAYWIKKAVKLNQQLLLDWVAISMVIDLMKEKETLLQENDQLRSRLNRLL